In a genomic window of Scyliorhinus torazame isolate Kashiwa2021f chromosome 5, sScyTor2.1, whole genome shotgun sequence:
- the LOC140421647 gene encoding uncharacterized protein, with the protein MEKRRKCGDCGKGFGVPSQLETHRCSHTGERPFTCSQCGKGFTRVSKLQTHQRVHTGERPFTCSQCGKGFSQGSNLRRHQRVHTGERPFTCSQCGKGFAQGSHLQTHQCVHTGERPFTCSQCGKGFARGSQLQTHQRFHTGERPFTCSQCGKGFTEASILRKHQRVHTGETSFICSLCGERFSQLSRLRKHQRVHTGEKPFTCSQCGKGFTQVTGLRRHQRVHTGERPFICSRCGKGFSQVSNLRKHQRVRTGETPSTSQCGKGFAQGSNLRRHQRVHTGERPFTCSQCGKGFAKGSQLQTHQRVHTGERPFTCSQCGKGFSQGSNLRRHQRVHTGKRPFTCSQCGKGFAQGSQLQTHQRFHTGERPFTCSQCGKGFTEASILRKHQRVHTGETSFICSLCGERFSQLSRLRKHQRVHTGEKPFTCSQCGKGFTQVTGLRRHQRVHTGERPFICSRCGKGFSQVSNLRRHQRVRTGETPSTSRCETGLHVSSHLL; encoded by the coding sequence atggagaaacggaggaaatgtggggattgtgggaagggattcggagtCCCATCGCAGCTGGAGACTCATcgatgcagtcacactggggagaggccattcacctgctctcaatgtgggaaaggatttactcgagtatccaaactacagacacatcagcgagttcacactggggagaggccattcacctgctctcaatgtgggaaaggattttctcaaggatccaacctgcggagacaccagcgagttcacactggggagaggccattcacctgctctcagtgtgggaaaggatttgctcaaggatcccatctgcagacacaccagtgtgttcacaccggagagaggccgttcacctgctctcagtgtgggaaaggatttgctcgaggatcccagctgcagacacaccagcgatttcacaccggagagaggccgttcacctgctctcagtgtgggaaaggatttactgaagcatctatactacggaaacaccagcgagttcacactggggagacgtcgttcatctgctctctttgtggggagagattcagtcagttatcccgcctgcggaaacatcagcgagttcacactggggagaagccattcacctgctctcagtgtgggaaaggattcactcaagtaaccggcctgcggagacaccagcgagttcacactggggagagaccattcatctgctctcggtgtgggaaaggatttagtcaagtatcaaacctgcggaaacaccagcgagtccgcactggggagacgccgtccacctctcagtgtgggaaaggatttgctcaaggatccaacctgcggagacaccagcgagttcacactggggagaggccattcacctgctctcaatgtgggaaaggatttgctaaaggatcccagctgcagacacaccagcgagttcacactggggagaggccgttcacctgctctcagtgtgggaaaggattttctcaaggatccaacctgcggagacaccagcgagttcacactgggaagaggccattcacctgctctcagtgtgggaaaggatttgctcaaggatcccagctgcagacacaccagcgatttcacaccggagagaggccgttcacctgctctcagtgtgggaaaggatttactgaagcatctatactacggaaacaccagcgagttcacactggggagacgtcgttcatctgctctctttgtggggagagattcagtcagttatcccgcctgcggaaacatcagcgagttcacactggggagaagccattcacctgctctcagtgtgggaaaggattcactcaagtaaccggcctgcggagacaccagcgagttcacactggggagagaccattcatctgctctcggtgtgggaaaggatttagtcaagtatcaaacctgcggagacaccagcgagttcgcactggggagacgccgtccacctctcgatgtgagacgggattgcatgtttcatcgcatctgctgtga